The sequence below is a genomic window from Ipomoea triloba cultivar NCNSP0323 chromosome 2, ASM357664v1.
cacacgtattcgtagcgtaatcgtagacccgtttacatttacgctatcaatgCCACTGGATCACAAGGTacttggcatatatatatatatatatatatatatatatatatatatatatatatatatttgaaaacaaatataaatatttttgatcAAATAATCACGCAAATCGCGTGATTACCCGCCGTTAGGTATCGGATTTCCAACTTCGAATCTTCCTCTCACTGGATATTATCCACTACACAGTCGCTCATTTCAAATACTTACATCATCTGCAAAGAAAGCATATTGACCGTTAATTTATATGATAATAAAATCAACGGTTGTCTATATCTGGCGCACGTCAGTTACCGAGGCTACGCATACACCTGAACTTAACCCATGAGATTATCCTTATGAACCCCGTCTCACCGGAAACTGGTTAAACGCATTCGGCATTTGGTTTCAATTTCTCCCTCCCTTTAATCTGAACCCTTTTTCCCTTCCCTCTCAAATTCTCCCTCtccacatatacatacaattctGTACGTAAACACTCAGATGCTGTGAACGCCGGCTCTCAAATCGTGATTTCCGGTTCTTCGTTCCCCTCTCtgttctctctctcttgtattGAAGCTTTTATGGATATTTTGATGGAAATGATAGATTCGTGCTCGCTTTCGTTGATTTTTGAGATGCGTGGAGGACTTGGCGCCGTGAATCGAATAGCTCGACGGTATACTAAGAAACCGATAATACCGTGCACGCCGCCGCATTGTAAGTTAAGGACTGTCTAAAAAAACTTCAATCTAGGGTTCGTTTTTAAATTTCGTTTTGTCTATCTTTACACTTTCTGTACAATAAGCTGGGAGAATTGAAGTTTCAAGGACTtctttgtgtgtgtttttttttctctaaaattgttgaaatttaagaACTCTGGAGAGGATTTAAGGAGCTGTTAAGAAGAAGAATTAATTAGTGGAAAATGCCTTGCTttcctctcgaattgtctgttgGAAGTTGAAAATTGGCAGCATTTCTGGTGAATGAAAATTGAACCTTCGAGTTTGTtgttataaacaattttatgaGTTCAAGCGCTCTCGGTATGGATCTATATGGGATTTGCGTGTCGGTGTAAGGAATTGAGAAGCACCTGCTTGTGAAAGTTGATTGCACTTTTTCTAAGATTGATTTTAGGATTGTGGCTTGTGAACATTGAATGGCGGGAGGTAAGGAACTAGGTCTTCCTAAGAAGAGTGGGTGTAGTTTGAAAGAGCAATTAGCTCAGAAGACGTTGCATAATGTGAGGCAGCAGGGGCACACATATATTGAACTTAGGGAGGATGGCAAGAGATTTGTGTTTTTCTGCACCTTATGTCTTTCTCCGTGCTATAGTGATTCAATTCTATTTGATCACTTGAATGGTAATCTTCACACTGAAAGGCTAGCCGCTGCTAAAGCTACTTTGTTAAAACCAAACCCGTGGCCATTTAATGATGGTGTCCTTTTCTTTTATGATCATGAGCAAGATAAGCCTCTTCCTCTCTCAAATGGTGAGCAAACCAAGATTTTAGATATAGATTGGAATACTGATGATAATACTCTTGCTATTGTCAAATATGATGAGAACTTATTACTGCCTGATGTCGGTGAGAAGGCTGCAGAAGCTGAAACTGATGCTGATTTTGAGAATAGTACCCTTTCTAGTAATGGAGATAACCATCAGATGGTTATTCCAGGTGTACTGCGAAGAGATGAGATATCAGAACTTGTAGTGAAGCATATTGGTACTTCACGGATTGCTACAAGGATCAGTGAGAAGGATGAGGCTTCTAAACAAGTTCGTAGAATATGGTCTGAGTGGCTTGGGAATAAGGATtctggtgatgaggatgacatTATGCTTCCAGAGCATGACTTTGCTGTTGTCATTTTTCCTTATAGTTACAGTTTAGGTAGGAAGGGCTTACTTGAAGAAGTAAGGTGTTTGCTTCCTCCTAGTCCTCTTTCGGAGTCTGATGAAACTGGCAACgctaaaaacaaaaagaggaaatcattttctgatCCTGAGGATGTCAGTGAGTCTTTAAGCAACCAATGTGATTCTTCAGGTGAAGAATCTCAATCTACAGATACAAGGTTATTGCTAAATGGTTATGATGATCAATTACTGCATTCAAGAGTTATTTCTAGTAAAACCATAAGGAGACAATTGAGGAAACAACAGCAAGTAGCCGCCGAGAGAATGTGCGACATCTGCCAGCAAAAGATGCTTCCTGGTAAAGATGTTGCCACACTTATGAACATGAAAACGGGAAGACTTGTATGCAGCAGTAGAAATATGACTGGAGTAAGACTTTCTTCCCAACTCttttacttcttctttttttccacATTTATTTGGTTCCCTTCCAATTGTACGGTTTTTTTTTGCTGTGTTTTCTCCTCTAATGTTATGTTACATCAAAGATTCACAGTTCTGCATAAAAAGTTTTATGGAGTAATTTTATGCATTCTGAGTTGCAACTCTTTATTTGCACAGGCATTTCATGTATACCACACTTCTTGCCTCATCCACTGGATACTTCTTTGTGAGTTGGAAATGTATGGGAAACAATCTGATGAACCTAAAACAAAACGAAGGTCTCGGAGAAAGGCCGGGTCAAATCACAAGGGAGAGAAAAAGAATGGGACCATTAGAAAACAAATTTCTTCAATCTTCTGTCCTGAATGCCAGGGTACAGGGATGAAGATTGATGAAGATGACTTAGAGAAACCAACTATCCCTCTGTCTGAGGTTTGCAAGTTGCATATGATTTTTGTTGCTTTTTAATGTTCCTCCACATATATTACACTAAGAGTATGATTCTGTATAATTCCTGTCATAGTCTTGTATTATTCTCACAGGAGTCATTGCCTATCTCTTAATAGTTCATTTACTATTTCagatatataaattcaaaatcaaACTTAGTGATGCACGCAAGGCATGGATAAAAAGTCCAGAGACACTGAATAACTGCTCAACAGGCTTCCATTTTCCTCCCTCATCTGAAGATTTGTGTCAGGTTTTGAGATTTTCATATTGAGCATTATTTTGGATGTCACTGTAGTTTATATTTGCCATTTGATAGATTGATTTATGTTGTCTGGTAAAAAATTGCTTCAATGGGGGAGGTTCATTGATGTTTATAGTATTGTGTTTTCTTGTTACCAGGAATTTGTAACACCATTAAAGCTGCTGAAGTTTTATCGGGTGAATGATTTAAGCTGAGGCCAGGCTGTCTAAGATAGATATGTTCCTGAAAGGATCCAGAATGTTGATATGTTGAACTTTGTAGTAAAATTGCATGT
It includes:
- the LOC116010285 gene encoding uncharacterized protein LOC116010285 gives rise to the protein MAGGKELGLPKKSGCSLKEQLAQKTLHNVRQQGHTYIELREDGKRFVFFCTLCLSPCYSDSILFDHLNGNLHTERLAAAKATLLKPNPWPFNDGVLFFYDHEQDKPLPLSNGEQTKILDIDWNTDDNTLAIVKYDENLLLPDVGEKAAEAETDADFENSTLSSNGDNHQMVIPGVLRRDEISELVVKHIGTSRIATRISEKDEASKQVRRIWSEWLGNKDSGDEDDIMLPEHDFAVVIFPYSYSLGRKGLLEEVRCLLPPSPLSESDETGNAKNKKRKSFSDPEDVSESLSNQCDSSGEESQSTDTRLLLNGYDDQLLHSRVISSKTIRRQLRKQQQVAAERMCDICQQKMLPGKDVATLMNMKTGRLVCSSRNMTGAFHVYHTSCLIHWILLCELEMYGKQSDEPKTKRRSRRKAGSNHKGEKKNGTIRKQISSIFCPECQGTGMKIDEDDLEKPTIPLSEIYKFKIKLSDARKAWIKSPETLNNCSTGFHFPPSSEDLCQEFVTPLKLLKFYRVNDLS